One window of Bacteroides sp. AN502(2024) genomic DNA carries:
- the buk gene encoding butyrate kinase, translating to MKILVINPGSTSTKIAVYENDTPLFVSNIKHSVEELSAFPEVIDQFEFRKKLVLQELENNRIPFSFDAIIGRGGLVKPIPGGVYEVNEAMQRDTVHAMRTHACNLGGLIANELAATLPGCPAFIADPGVVDELEDIARITGSPLMPKITIWHALNQKAIARRFAKEQGTQYENLDLIICHLGGGISVAVHHHGRAIDANNALDGEGPFSPERAGTLPAGQLIDLCFSGQFTKDELKKRISGRAGLNAHLGTTDVPVIIQSIEEGDKKAELILDAMIYNVAKAIGAGATVLCGKVDAILLTGGIAYSDYVVSRLKKRISFLAPIYVYPGENEMESLAFNAIGALKGELPIQVYK from the coding sequence ATGAAAATTCTGGTTATCAACCCCGGTTCTACCTCTACCAAAATAGCGGTTTACGAAAATGACACTCCTCTGTTCGTCAGCAATATAAAACATTCAGTAGAAGAACTTTCCGCTTTTCCCGAAGTGATAGACCAGTTTGAATTCCGAAAGAAACTGGTGTTACAAGAATTGGAAAACAACAGGATACCTTTTTCTTTTGATGCCATCATCGGACGCGGCGGTTTAGTAAAACCGATACCGGGAGGAGTATATGAGGTAAATGAGGCCATGCAACGTGATACCGTACATGCCATGCGTACCCATGCCTGTAACTTAGGAGGCTTGATCGCCAACGAACTGGCAGCTACCTTACCCGGCTGCCCGGCTTTCATTGCCGACCCGGGAGTGGTGGATGAACTGGAAGACATAGCACGCATTACAGGTTCTCCTTTAATGCCAAAGATTACGATCTGGCATGCTTTGAACCAAAAAGCAATCGCACGCCGCTTTGCCAAGGAGCAGGGAACCCAATACGAAAACCTGGATTTAATCATCTGCCATCTGGGAGGTGGCATCTCTGTCGCGGTCCATCACCACGGACGGGCCATTGACGCCAACAATGCATTGGACGGTGAAGGTCCTTTCTCACCGGAACGCGCCGGCACACTTCCCGCCGGTCAACTGATCGACCTTTGCTTTAGCGGTCAATTCACCAAAGACGAATTAAAAAAACGTATCTCCGGACGCGCCGGACTGAATGCTCATCTAGGTACGACCGATGTTCCCGTCATTATCCAATCTATCGAGGAGGGAGATAAAAAAGCGGAACTGATACTGGATGCTATGATTTACAATGTTGCCAAAGCGATAGGTGCCGGCGCTACCGTGCTTTGTGGGAAAGTAGACGCTATCCTTCTGACAGGAGGCATCGCCTATTCGGATTATGTGGTTTCAAGACTGAAAAAAAGAATCTCTTTCCTGGCTCCCATCTACGTTTACCCGGGAGAGAATGAAATGGAATCGTTGGCATTTAATGCCATAGGAGCACTCAAAGGAGAATTGCCGATACAAGTTTATAAATAA
- the pnp gene encoding polyribonucleotide nucleotidyltransferase gives MINPIVKTIELSDGRTITLETGKLAKQADGSVMLRMGNTMLLATVCAAKDAVPGTDFMPLQVEYKEKFAAFGRFPGGFTKREGRASDYEILTCRLVDRALRPLFPDNYHAEVYVNIILFSADGVDMPDALAGLAASAALAVSDIPFNGPISEVRVARIDGQFVINPTFEQLEKADMDLMVAATYENIMMVEGEMHEVSEAELLEAMKVAHEAIKVHCKAQMELTEEVGKTVKREYCHEVNDEDLRKAVHEACYEKAYAVAASGNNNKHERLAAFEAICEEFKAQFSEEELDEKGALIDRYYHDVEKEAMRRSILDEGKRLDGRTTTEIRPIWCEVGPLPGPHGSAIFTRGETQSLTSVTLGTKLDEKIIDDVLEHGKERFLLHYNFPPFSTGEAKAQRGVGRREIGHGHLAWRALKGQIPADYPYVVRVVSDILESNGSSSMATVCAGTLALMDAGVKIKKPVSGIAMGLIKNPGEEKYAILSDILGDEDHLGDMDFKVTGTKDGITATQMDIKVDGLSYEILERALNQAKEGRMYILNKITETIAEPRADLKEHAPRIETMTIPKEFIGAVIGPGGKIIQGMQEETGAVITIEEIDGVGRIEVSGTNKKCIDDAMRMIKAIVAVPEVGEVYKGKVRSIMPYGAFVEFLPGKDGLLHISEIDWKRLETVEEAGIKEGDEIEVKLIDIDPKTGKFKLSRKVLIPKPEKK, from the coding sequence ATGATTAACCCAATTGTTAAGACAATCGAGTTATCTGATGGAAGAACCATCACACTCGAGACGGGAAAGTTGGCAAAACAGGCAGACGGTTCTGTAATGCTCCGCATGGGAAATACCATGTTGTTGGCTACTGTTTGTGCCGCTAAAGATGCAGTTCCCGGAACAGATTTTATGCCTTTACAGGTAGAGTACAAAGAAAAATTTGCGGCATTCGGTCGTTTTCCCGGTGGTTTCACCAAGCGAGAAGGTAGAGCTTCTGATTATGAGATTCTGACTTGTCGTCTTGTTGACCGTGCTCTCCGTCCTTTATTCCCCGATAATTATCATGCAGAGGTATATGTGAACATCATCCTCTTTTCTGCTGATGGCGTGGATATGCCGGATGCATTGGCAGGACTTGCCGCTTCTGCAGCACTTGCCGTTTCAGATATTCCTTTCAACGGACCGATTTCTGAAGTACGTGTAGCACGTATCGATGGTCAGTTCGTTATTAATCCTACTTTTGAACAACTGGAAAAAGCTGATATGGATCTGATGGTAGCCGCTACTTATGAGAACATCATGATGGTAGAGGGTGAAATGCACGAAGTATCCGAAGCTGAATTGCTGGAGGCTATGAAAGTAGCTCACGAAGCTATCAAAGTTCATTGTAAAGCTCAGATGGAGTTGACAGAAGAGGTTGGAAAAACAGTAAAACGTGAATACTGCCATGAAGTGAACGATGAAGATTTGCGCAAGGCTGTTCATGAAGCATGTTACGAAAAAGCTTACGCTGTTGCCGCTTCCGGAAACAACAACAAACACGAACGTTTGGCCGCTTTCGAAGCTATCTGTGAAGAATTTAAAGCTCAATTCTCAGAAGAAGAGTTGGATGAGAAGGGGGCATTGATCGACCGTTACTACCACGATGTAGAAAAAGAAGCGATGCGCCGTTCTATCCTTGACGAAGGGAAGCGCTTGGATGGCCGTACGACTACGGAAATCCGCCCGATCTGGTGTGAGGTTGGTCCTCTGCCCGGTCCTCACGGATCTGCTATATTTACCCGTGGTGAAACACAATCACTGACCTCTGTTACTCTGGGTACCAAACTGGATGAGAAGATCATTGATGATGTTTTGGAACACGGAAAAGAACGTTTCTTGTTACATTATAATTTCCCTCCTTTCTCTACAGGTGAAGCAAAAGCACAGCGTGGTGTAGGTCGTCGTGAAATCGGTCACGGTCACTTGGCTTGGCGTGCTTTGAAAGGGCAGATTCCAGCTGACTATCCGTATGTAGTACGTGTGGTTTCAGATATTCTCGAATCTAACGGTTCTTCTTCTATGGCTACTGTATGTGCCGGGACATTGGCGTTGATGGATGCTGGTGTGAAGATCAAGAAACCGGTATCAGGTATCGCTATGGGGTTGATTAAGAATCCGGGTGAAGAGAAATATGCTATATTGTCTGATATCTTGGGTGACGAAGATCACTTGGGAGATATGGACTTCAAAGTAACGGGAACTAAAGATGGTATTACGGCTACTCAGATGGATATCAAGGTGGACGGTCTGTCTTACGAAATCCTGGAACGTGCTTTGAATCAGGCAAAAGAAGGACGTATGTATATCCTGAACAAGATTACTGAAACAATTGCCGAACCACGTGCTGATTTGAAAGAACATGCTCCACGCATTGAAACGATGACAATTCCCAAAGAATTTATCGGTGCTGTGATCGGTCCTGGTGGAAAGATTATCCAAGGTATGCAGGAAGAAACAGGTGCTGTGATTACTATCGAAGAAATTGACGGTGTGGGGCGCATCGAAGTTTCCGGAACAAACAAAAAATGTATTGATGATGCAATGCGCATGATTAAAGCAATTGTTGCTGTTCCTGAAGTGGGCGAAGTTTATAAAGGTAAAGTTCGTTCTATTATGCCTTACGGTGCATTTGTCGAATTCTTGCCGGGCAAGGATGGTTTGCTGCACATCTCTGAAATTGATTGGAAGCGTCTGGAAACAGTAGAAGAAGCAGGAATTAAGGAAGGTGATGAAATTGAAGTAAAACTGATTGATATTGATCCGAAAACAGGCAAATTCAAACTTTCGAGAAAAGTGTTGATACCCAAACCGGAAAAGAAGTAA